From Deinococcus terrestris, one genomic window encodes:
- a CDS encoding AfsR/SARP family transcriptional regulator, whose translation MTSPRSAPPALHLRTLGDAQVTVNGQPLTWPARSAEELLWYLHAHPDGAYRADLLADLWGLDDGPAAANRFRVALHRLRTALGRSDAVAEVRGRYLLHPELLAASDTAILQGGMEAAARAKDDAEREEALRRALSCVDGEYLPHVRAEWVEEARLYWRSLRVRAYVALSTLHCLRRECPLAVQALGQAVGADPYIGEDHHQRLMTCLAQTRGRFEAVEHYRRYRRFLRDEVGDTPMPDTVLLAERLKAGELLCREAEEAEQQRRAPLLSALRGPEVH comes from the coding sequence ATGACGAGCCCACGTTCTGCCCCCCCTGCCCTCCACCTGCGTACGCTCGGTGACGCCCAGGTCACCGTGAACGGACAGCCGCTGACTTGGCCCGCCCGCAGCGCCGAAGAACTGCTGTGGTACCTCCACGCCCACCCCGACGGAGCCTACCGCGCCGACCTGCTGGCCGACCTGTGGGGTCTGGATGACGGCCCGGCGGCCGCCAACCGCTTCCGGGTGGCGCTGCACCGCCTGCGTACCGCCCTGGGCCGCTCCGACGCGGTGGCCGAGGTGCGCGGACGTTACCTGCTTCACCCCGAGCTGCTGGCCGCCAGCGACACCGCGATCCTGCAAGGCGGGATGGAAGCTGCCGCCCGTGCCAAGGACGATGCGGAACGCGAAGAGGCGCTGCGCCGGGCCTTGTCGTGCGTGGACGGCGAGTACCTGCCGCATGTCCGCGCCGAGTGGGTCGAGGAAGCGCGGCTGTACTGGCGCTCCTTGCGGGTGCGGGCTTACGTGGCGCTCTCCACCCTGCACTGCCTGCGCCGCGAGTGCCCGCTCGCCGTGCAGGCGCTGGGGCAGGCGGTAGGGGCCGACCCCTACATCGGGGAAGACCACCACCAGCGGCTGATGACCTGCCTCGCGCAGACGCGCGGGCGGTTCGAGGCGGTCGAGCACTACCGCCGCTACCGCCGCTTCCTGCGCGACGAGGTGGGCGACACGCCCATGCCCGACACCGTGCTGCTGGCCGAGCGCCTCAAGGCCGGGGAGCTGCTGTGCCGCGAGGCCGAGGAAGCCGAGCAGCAGCGCCGTGCGCCCCTGCTGAGCGCCCTGCGGGGGCCGGAAGTCCACTGA
- a CDS encoding SDR family oxidoreductase yields MLDGKVAFITGAASGIGAGTARRFAQEGARVVLADVQDREGQQVLDEITGAGGQALYVHCDVSDADSVREAVEAGVQAFGRLDIVFANAGVNGVWAPIDELQPEEWDQTIAINLRGTYLTVHFAVPHLKRAGGGSIIVTSSVNGNRTFSSPGASAYSTSKAGQVAFTKMIALELGRDNIRCNAVCPGLIHTNIQERTEHRDTEKLGIEVELPEGSPALNEGEGEPVDVADTCLFLASDLSRHVSGVEIYVDGGASLLR; encoded by the coding sequence ATGTTGGACGGCAAAGTCGCCTTCATCACAGGCGCGGCAAGTGGCATCGGGGCGGGCACGGCGCGGCGGTTCGCGCAGGAGGGCGCCCGCGTGGTGCTGGCCGACGTGCAGGACAGGGAAGGCCAGCAGGTCCTGGACGAGATCACCGGGGCGGGTGGACAGGCCCTCTATGTCCACTGCGACGTGTCGGACGCCGACTCGGTGCGGGAGGCGGTGGAGGCGGGCGTGCAGGCCTTCGGGCGGCTCGACATCGTGTTCGCCAACGCCGGGGTCAACGGGGTGTGGGCACCGATTGACGAGCTTCAACCCGAGGAATGGGACCAGACCATCGCCATCAACCTTCGGGGCACGTACCTCACCGTTCACTTCGCGGTGCCGCACCTCAAGCGGGCGGGCGGCGGCAGCATCATCGTGACGAGCAGCGTGAACGGCAACCGCACCTTCTCCAGCCCCGGCGCGAGCGCCTACAGCACCTCCAAGGCGGGGCAGGTGGCCTTTACGAAGATGATCGCGCTGGAACTTGGCCGCGACAACATCCGCTGCAACGCGGTCTGTCCGGGGCTGATCCACACCAACATTCAGGAACGCACCGAGCACCGGGACACCGAGAAGCTGGGCATCGAGGTCGAGCTGCCCGAGGGCAGCCCCGCGCTGAACGAGGGCGAGGGCGAACCCGTGGACGTGGCAGATACTTGCCTTTTCCTCGCGTCGGACCTCAGCCGCCACGTCTCGGGCGTCGAGATCTACGTGGACGGTGGGGCGTCGCTGCTGCGCTGA
- a CDS encoding manganese catalase family protein, with product MFLRIDKLQFDLPLPKEANPNGAAAVQELMGGRFGEMSTLMNYMTQSFNFRGKDTLRPYYELIANIGAEELGHVELVAATINSLLAGPDVKAQEAPVDPTTHPFSYAQDVRYAKHFIAAGPGAMIADSHGKAWTGDYVYSSGNLMLDLTHNFFLEGAARHNKLRVYEMVDDPTAKALVGYLLVRGGVHQIAYAKALESLSGVNMEKLLPMPNIPTALIPESKRIIDQGIHRKLYRFSDTDFTQLGTIWQGTHPEDGSEVFVDEYTAIEGGANVDGGHDSAAFSPEWDMGEIMEIAKKLHDKARLR from the coding sequence ATGTTTCTACGTATCGACAAGCTGCAGTTCGATCTCCCGCTCCCCAAGGAAGCCAACCCCAACGGCGCCGCCGCCGTGCAGGAGCTGATGGGCGGGCGCTTCGGCGAGATGTCCACCCTGATGAACTACATGACCCAGTCGTTCAACTTCCGGGGCAAGGACACGCTGCGGCCCTACTATGAGCTGATCGCCAACATCGGCGCCGAGGAACTGGGGCACGTCGAACTCGTGGCGGCCACCATCAACAGCCTGCTCGCCGGGCCGGACGTGAAAGCGCAGGAGGCCCCAGTCGACCCCACCACCCACCCCTTCTCCTACGCGCAGGACGTGCGCTACGCCAAGCACTTCATCGCGGCGGGACCGGGCGCGATGATCGCGGACTCGCACGGCAAGGCGTGGACGGGCGACTACGTGTATTCCAGCGGAAATCTGATGCTGGACCTGACCCACAACTTCTTCCTGGAGGGGGCGGCGCGGCACAACAAGCTGCGCGTCTACGAGATGGTGGACGACCCCACCGCCAAGGCGCTCGTGGGCTACCTGCTCGTGCGCGGCGGCGTGCACCAGATCGCCTACGCCAAGGCGCTGGAGTCGCTCTCGGGCGTGAACATGGAAAAGCTGCTCCCCATGCCCAACATCCCCACGGCCCTCATCCCCGAGTCCAAGCGGATCATCGACCAGGGCATCCACCGCAAGCTCTACCGCTTCAGCGACACCGACTTCACCCAGCTCGGCACGATCTGGCAGGGCACCCACCCGGAAGACGGCTCGGAGGTCTTCGTGGACGAGTACACCGCCATCGAGGGCGGCGCGAACGTGGACGGCGGCCACGACTCGGCGGCCTTCTCGCCCGAGTGGGACATGGGCGAGATCATGGAGATCGCCAAGAAGCTGCACGACAAGGCCCGGTTGCGCTGA
- a CDS encoding SMP-30/gluconolactonase/LRE family protein has product MSDLHPAHPEFPDLFPAQARVTRLAGGFTWAEGPTYVPSRRAVIFSDVRQNRTWRWTDAGALEEELHPSDHQNGHCLDAQGRLVACSHGQRALLRQEVGGEWTVLADRFEGRRLNSPNDVALHPDGSLWFTDPTYGLDKPEEGYGGEKEQPGNFVYRLAPDGTLTAPIRNRKMPNGLAFPSPGLLLLADTGKEDGHIHAYRITPDGGATHERVWATVRPGKTDGLRVDEAGRVWSSAGDGVHVLSPEGEELGRIAVPETVANLCFGGPEGTDLYITASTGLYHVPTRVRGLG; this is encoded by the coding sequence ATGAGCGACCTGCACCCCGCCCACCCCGAGTTCCCCGATCTGTTTCCGGCGCAGGCCCGCGTGACCCGCCTCGCCGGGGGCTTCACCTGGGCGGAGGGGCCAACCTACGTGCCCTCGCGCCGCGCCGTGATCTTCAGCGACGTGCGCCAGAACCGCACCTGGCGCTGGACGGACGCGGGCGCACTGGAGGAGGAACTGCACCCCAGCGACCACCAGAATGGGCATTGCCTGGACGCTCAGGGCCGACTCGTCGCCTGCTCGCACGGCCAGCGGGCGCTGCTGCGTCAGGAGGTGGGTGGGGAGTGGACCGTCCTCGCCGACCGGTTTGAGGGCCGCCGCCTGAACAGTCCCAATGACGTGGCCCTGCACCCGGACGGCAGCCTGTGGTTCACCGATCCCACCTACGGCCTCGACAAGCCCGAAGAGGGCTACGGAGGCGAGAAGGAGCAGCCCGGCAACTTCGTCTACCGCCTCGCGCCGGACGGCACCCTGACTGCCCCCATCCGCAACCGGAAGATGCCCAACGGCCTCGCCTTCCCGTCGCCCGGCCTCCTGCTGCTGGCCGACACGGGCAAGGAGGACGGCCATATCCACGCCTACCGGATCACCCCGGACGGCGGGGCAACCCACGAGCGGGTCTGGGCCACCGTTCGCCCCGGCAAGACCGACGGCCTGCGGGTGGACGAGGCGGGGCGGGTCTGGAGCAGCGCGGGGGACGGGGTGCATGTCCTGTCGCCGGAAGGCGAAGAGTTGGGCCGCATCGCTGTGCCTGAGACGGTCGCCAACCTGTGTTTCGGGGGGCCGGAGGGAACGGACCTCTACATCACGGCGAGCACGGGGTTGTACCACGTGCCGACGCGGGTGCGCGGGCTGGGCTGA